From the Bacillota bacterium genome, one window contains:
- the cmr4 gene encoding type III-B CRISPR module RAMP protein Cmr4, giving the protein MATYDRRRYLFMTTDPVHVGTGGYRLGRVDLSIVREPGTRIPKIPGTSLHGAARAYAARIYESLTCAGQGTNQEGRSGHCGRDDCPICYTFGYLSRKTDQEDSTVGYSGVINVFDARVLLFPVYSMSGPVWVSTVDIMQEAGFKVTNVPPSWNVGAALLAWERNDALNLGWLMVEIAGKVLVTAPQEWSKDERWKQVQNRIVLVQPALFSQVVNSNLEVRTSVAIDPERGAAEDKALYTYEALPRATFLTCEVVLDDYREREEKRPFPIEKTANGNPLPGKKKWEGPLDVLDAGLRMIEWLGVGGMGTRGFGRLAVVGQTTSHMWPDKEGQKNEQQHGTS; this is encoded by the coding sequence ATGGCAACTTACGACAGGCGACGCTATCTTTTTATGACCACCGACCCCGTACATGTTGGTACCGGTGGCTATCGCCTGGGGCGGGTAGACTTGAGCATTGTTCGTGAACCAGGCACCCGAATACCCAAGATTCCGGGCACCAGCCTGCACGGCGCAGCGCGCGCCTATGCTGCCAGAATATATGAAAGCCTTACCTGTGCGGGACAAGGAACTAACCAGGAGGGGCGAAGCGGACACTGTGGCCGAGACGATTGTCCGATTTGCTATACCTTTGGCTATCTTAGCCGAAAAACTGACCAGGAAGACAGCACCGTGGGCTATTCAGGCGTGATCAATGTTTTTGACGCCCGTGTGCTGCTGTTTCCGGTGTATTCCATGTCTGGGCCGGTCTGGGTGAGTACGGTGGATATAATGCAGGAAGCGGGTTTTAAGGTAACCAACGTGCCTCCAAGCTGGAATGTCGGCGCTGCCTTGTTGGCCTGGGAGAGAAATGACGCTCTCAATTTGGGATGGCTGATGGTTGAAATAGCTGGAAAAGTGCTGGTTACTGCTCCGCAAGAGTGGAGTAAGGACGAACGCTGGAAGCAAGTGCAAAACAGAATTGTTCTGGTGCAGCCCGCTCTTTTCAGTCAGGTGGTCAACAGCAACCTGGAGGTACGCACATCCGTCGCCATAGATCCGGAACGGGGAGCAGCAGAGGACAAAGCCCTTTATACCTATGAGGCCTTGCCACGTGCCACCTTTCTCACCTGTGAGGTTGTGCTGGATGATTACCGCGAAAGGGAGGAAAAAAGACCGTTTCCTATAGAGAAAACCGCCAATGGGAATCCGTTACCAGGAAAGAAAAAATGGGAAGGACCTTTGGACGTGCTGGATGCCGGCCTGCGCATGATTGAATGGCTTGGTGTTGGCGGTATGGGAACTCGCGGTTTCGGCCGTCTGGCAGTAGTTGGACAAACTACCAGCCACATGTGGCCTGATAAGGAGGGTCAGAAAAATGAGCAACAGCATGGCACAAGCTAA
- the cmr1 gene encoding type III-B CRISPR module RAMP protein Cmr1 → MEVKTLTPLWTGGTKSGAVDRVHETGIIGSLRWWFEVMVRGMGGEACNPTAAEEKCIYDAEKPNKGICRVCEIFGATGWRRLFRLVVDDYTKPDPSVEPMVEASRSYTDSREKKRQPSWYFPKNLQDKPRTGNLVVQIYNTMPDFQPAIIGGLLQFMADWAAIGARNQLGFGVFQLPSGRIDTKPLYEYLVERTGTRTYTMLPSLQNIFLARIRLENATVQDTFNLKYDIRQLFSGQQNKSLRHFVMGTTKDQRIAAKVKISRPYNNGLIRVWGWIPEEAGIYKNSWNREKIIDAIYQHLSKNYTLEVWREMDSPRDTVTSNISSAQTFLRSILGLREEDDEA, encoded by the coding sequence GTGGAAGTAAAAACCCTGACTCCTCTTTGGACCGGCGGTACAAAAAGCGGTGCAGTTGACCGGGTACATGAAACAGGTATCATTGGCAGTCTGCGCTGGTGGTTTGAAGTTATGGTCCGTGGGATGGGCGGAGAGGCATGCAACCCGACGGCAGCTGAAGAAAAATGTATTTATGATGCCGAAAAGCCCAACAAGGGGATTTGCCGTGTATGCGAGATTTTTGGTGCCACTGGTTGGCGGCGTCTCTTCCGCCTTGTGGTTGACGATTATACTAAGCCCGACCCTTCAGTCGAGCCAATGGTTGAGGCTAGCCGCTCGTATACCGATTCGAGAGAAAAGAAACGCCAACCAAGCTGGTATTTCCCTAAGAATTTACAGGACAAGCCACGAACTGGAAACCTGGTGGTTCAGATTTATAACACGATGCCAGATTTCCAACCTGCAATCATTGGCGGTTTACTCCAGTTTATGGCCGATTGGGCGGCCATAGGTGCCAGAAACCAATTAGGATTTGGTGTTTTTCAGCTGCCGAGCGGCCGTATAGATACCAAACCCCTCTACGAATACCTTGTTGAGAGAACCGGAACTCGTACCTACACCATGCTCCCCTCATTGCAGAACATTTTCCTAGCTCGCATCCGGCTGGAAAACGCTACGGTGCAGGACACCTTTAATCTCAAATACGACATCCGTCAGCTTTTCTCGGGGCAGCAAAATAAGTCTTTGCGCCATTTCGTTATGGGTACGACCAAAGATCAGCGAATAGCCGCCAAAGTCAAGATATCACGGCCTTATAATAATGGTCTGATACGCGTGTGGGGCTGGATTCCGGAAGAGGCCGGTATCTATAAGAATAGCTGGAACCGAGAAAAGATTATAGACGCCATTTACCAGCACCTGAGCAAGAATTATACTCTGGAGGTTTGGCGAGAAATGGATTCTCCGAGGGATACTGTTACTTCCAATATTAGTAGTGCCCAGACATTTTTGCGGAGCATATTGGGGCTGAGGGAGGAAGACGATGAAGCGTGA
- a CDS encoding ATP-binding protein, whose amino-acid sequence MKYADLIHFDPVETIVQLREADAKSRAGELVKSYVISERMAEQITEVVFPQLQYDHPQDNKGLLIVGNYGTGKSHLMSVLSAIAEYPDLVTEIRHPAVAKKAEVIAGKFKVIRTEIGSTTMSLRNIICAELEEQLANLGVKYRFPEADKVTNNKDPFIEMMTAFQEVYPDHGLLLVVDELLDYLRTRKDQELILDLNFLREIGEVCRLTRFRFMAGVQEAIFDSPRFQFVAETLRRVKDRFEQIRIVREDIAYVVAQRLLRKDDRQKALIREHLQRFTKLYGTLAERMDEFVALFPVHPAYLETFERVYVAEKREVLKTISAAMKKLLDREVPEQEPGLIAYDSYWQNLKDNPSFRSDPDIREVIEKSQVLEYRVQQAFTRPQYKPVALRIIHALSIHRLTTGDIYAPIGVTAEELRDDLCLYLPLPEEDAEFLKTTVESILREILRTVSGQFISFNQDNGQYYLDLKKDIDFDSLIEQKAEVLTPNQLDRYYFKALARAMECPEATYVPNFQIWEHEIEWREKKATRLGYLFFGAPNERSTAHPPRDFYLYFLQPFDPPAFEDEKKPDEVFFRLVQRDEDFDRALKFFAGACEMASTASKGTRQVYENKASDQLKKIVEWLRNNITTAYEVTYRGASKKFVEWIKHSAAPHVSVRDLVNLVGSSCLAPYFQELAPEYPAFSILITSKNRPQAAQEAIKWILGSIKTRPGAAVLDALELLDGDKLRPQNSRYAKHILGQLDKKGPGQVLNRGEIIADFRGVEFEPRFRLEPEWVVVILASLIYSGDVTLSIPGKKIDASNLEELSKVPLEELIKFKHMERPKDLPLGPLQVLFEFLGLPPGLIVNQSTREEGVRQLQEAVDKLLERTVEAQQAIQQEISLWGISLFDEKKKTGLRDELASFKGFLESLRVFNTPGKLKNFRYSERDINKQKAYLTTLKKVEELAGLANEIQPLLSYLGTAEAVLPADAGWTAKARERREELKGKLSGLDEVSVPDLRWEIVPALLELKNSYIEAYLEAHTKARLNASLDQKKSGLLKDERLGKLSRLAGIDLMPRAQLTDFQNRLAELKTCFSLTREDLEKTLLCPHCSYRPVQEQIKLSADAALRQLEEDLERLYEDWERTLIANLEDPTVKENIYLLKPEQQKVLEAVVREQQLPYVVDTAFVKAVQEVLSGMEKVSVTADDLKKALAQGGTPCTVSEFRQRFEDYIRSLTRGKDPQKVRIVLE is encoded by the coding sequence GTGAAGTACGCTGACCTGATCCATTTTGACCCGGTCGAAACTATAGTGCAGTTGCGGGAAGCTGACGCCAAAAGCAGGGCCGGTGAGCTGGTTAAAAGCTATGTGATCTCGGAACGGATGGCCGAGCAGATTACGGAAGTTGTCTTTCCGCAGCTCCAGTACGACCACCCCCAGGATAACAAGGGGCTTTTGATCGTCGGCAACTACGGTACCGGCAAATCGCACCTAATGTCGGTACTATCTGCTATAGCCGAATATCCAGACCTGGTCACGGAGATACGGCATCCTGCCGTGGCCAAAAAAGCGGAGGTTATCGCCGGCAAGTTCAAGGTTATCAGGACCGAGATAGGTTCCACCACGATGTCCCTCAGGAACATCATTTGTGCCGAACTGGAAGAACAACTGGCTAATCTCGGGGTGAAATACCGTTTTCCTGAAGCCGATAAAGTTACCAACAACAAGGACCCTTTTATTGAGATGATGACCGCTTTCCAGGAAGTTTACCCGGACCACGGGCTCTTGCTGGTCGTCGATGAACTCCTGGACTACCTGCGTACGCGCAAAGATCAGGAGCTTATCCTGGACCTGAACTTCTTGCGGGAAATCGGGGAGGTTTGCCGGCTCACCCGGTTTCGTTTCATGGCGGGTGTGCAGGAAGCCATTTTCGACAGTCCGCGCTTTCAGTTTGTGGCTGAAACCCTGCGCCGGGTCAAAGACCGCTTTGAGCAGATACGAATTGTCCGTGAAGACATAGCCTATGTAGTTGCCCAGCGCCTGCTGCGCAAGGATGACAGGCAGAAGGCTCTCATAAGGGAGCACCTGCAGCGTTTCACCAAACTATACGGCACCCTGGCCGAGCGCATGGACGAATTCGTCGCCCTTTTCCCCGTGCATCCGGCATACCTTGAAACTTTTGAGCGGGTCTATGTAGCCGAAAAGCGCGAGGTGCTGAAAACCATCAGCGCCGCCATGAAAAAGCTCCTCGACAGAGAAGTACCGGAACAGGAACCCGGCCTCATCGCTTATGACTCTTACTGGCAAAACTTAAAGGACAATCCTTCTTTCCGCAGTGACCCGGACATTCGCGAAGTGATTGAAAAGAGCCAGGTGCTGGAATACCGTGTCCAGCAGGCCTTTACAAGGCCGCAGTATAAGCCTGTGGCCCTCCGCATCATTCACGCTTTGAGCATCCACCGGCTGACAACAGGAGATATTTACGCTCCAATAGGGGTCACGGCTGAAGAACTCCGCGACGACCTTTGCCTTTACCTGCCCTTGCCGGAAGAGGATGCCGAGTTTCTTAAAACCACCGTCGAATCAATCTTGCGCGAGATCTTAAGGACAGTGAGCGGCCAGTTTATTTCTTTCAACCAGGACAACGGCCAGTACTACCTTGACCTGAAAAAAGACATCGACTTTGATTCTCTAATTGAGCAGAAAGCGGAAGTCTTGACCCCGAACCAGTTGGACCGCTACTATTTTAAGGCGCTCGCCCGGGCCATGGAGTGCCCCGAAGCCACGTATGTTCCCAATTTCCAGATTTGGGAGCACGAAATTGAGTGGCGCGAGAAAAAGGCTACCCGGTTAGGGTATTTATTCTTCGGCGCTCCCAACGAACGTTCTACCGCCCACCCGCCCAGGGACTTTTATCTCTACTTTCTGCAGCCTTTTGACCCGCCGGCCTTTGAAGACGAAAAAAAGCCCGATGAGGTGTTTTTCCGGCTGGTGCAGCGTGACGAGGATTTTGACCGTGCCCTGAAATTCTTCGCCGGCGCCTGCGAGATGGCCAGCACGGCTTCGAAAGGAACGCGGCAGGTTTATGAAAATAAGGCCAGCGACCAGCTAAAAAAGATAGTCGAATGGCTGCGGAACAACATCACCACAGCTTATGAAGTTACCTACCGGGGAGCAAGCAAGAAATTCGTCGAGTGGATTAAGCACAGTGCCGCTCCTCATGTGTCGGTTCGGGATCTGGTAAACTTGGTGGGTTCATCATGCCTTGCCCCCTACTTCCAGGAGCTGGCGCCCGAATATCCGGCCTTCTCCATCCTGATTACCTCAAAGAACCGGCCTCAGGCTGCCCAGGAGGCGATAAAGTGGATCCTCGGCAGCATCAAGACCAGGCCGGGGGCAGCCGTCCTCGATGCCCTGGAGCTTCTGGACGGAGATAAGTTAAGGCCGCAAAATTCCCGTTATGCCAAACACATCCTGGGACAGCTGGACAAAAAGGGCCCGGGTCAGGTCCTCAACCGGGGCGAAATAATTGCCGATTTTCGCGGTGTAGAGTTCGAGCCCCGTTTCAGACTGGAGCCGGAGTGGGTGGTCGTCATCCTGGCGAGCTTGATCTACAGCGGCGATGTCACTTTAAGCATTCCGGGGAAGAAGATAGACGCTTCCAACCTGGAGGAACTGAGCAAAGTTCCCCTGGAGGAGCTCATAAAGTTCAAACACATGGAGCGTCCCAAGGATCTGCCTCTCGGTCCCCTGCAGGTTCTGTTTGAATTTTTGGGGCTGCCGCCCGGTCTCATTGTCAATCAATCTACCCGTGAAGAAGGGGTAAGGCAGCTTCAGGAAGCAGTGGATAAGCTCCTGGAACGCACAGTGGAGGCCCAGCAGGCGATTCAGCAAGAGATATCCTTATGGGGTATTTCTCTCTTCGATGAGAAAAAGAAAACCGGTTTAAGGGATGAACTGGCCAGTTTCAAAGGGTTTCTGGAGTCACTCCGCGTTTTTAACACTCCCGGGAAGTTGAAAAACTTCCGCTACTCCGAGCGGGATATAAATAAGCAGAAGGCGTACCTTACCACCCTGAAGAAGGTTGAAGAACTGGCCGGCCTGGCCAATGAGATTCAGCCTCTGCTCTCCTACCTCGGTACTGCCGAGGCCGTGCTCCCTGCGGATGCCGGCTGGACGGCAAAAGCCCGGGAGCGGCGTGAAGAGCTTAAAGGAAAACTATCCGGTCTGGACGAAGTATCCGTCCCTGACCTTCGCTGGGAGATCGTGCCGGCGCTCTTAGAGCTCAAGAATTCTTACATTGAGGCCTACCTTGAGGCCCATACCAAAGCCAGGTTAAATGCATCTTTGGACCAGAAGAAATCCGGGCTTCTCAAAGATGAGCGGTTGGGGAAACTCAGCAGGCTGGCCGGTATCGATTTGATGCCCCGGGCCCAGCTTACTGACTTCCAAAACCGCCTGGCGGAGCTGAAGACGTGCTTCAGCCTCACCAGAGAGGATTTGGAAAAAACGCTCCTCTGTCCTCACTGCAGCTACCGGCCGGTACAGGAGCAGATTAAGCTTTCGGCTGACGCGGCGCTCAGGCAGCTGGAGGAAGACCTGGAAAGGCTGTATGAGGATTGGGAAAGGACACTGATAGCCAACCTGGAAGACCCTACGGTGAAGGAAAACATCTATCTTTTGAAGCCGGAGCAGCAAAAGGTACTGGAGGCGGTGGTCAGGGAGCAGCAACTTCCTTACGTGGTTGATACAGCGTTTGTCAAGGCCGTTCAGGAAGTGCTCTCCGGCATGGAAAAGGTTTCGGTTACCGCAGACGACTTAAAGAAAGCTTTGGCTCAAGGCGGAACGCCTTGCACAGTATCTGAGTTCAGGCAGCGCTTTGAGGATTATATCCGGTCTCTCACGCGGGGCAAGGATCCACAGAAAGTAAGAATCGTACTGGAATAG
- the brxF gene encoding BREX-3 system P-loop-containing protein BrxF, with translation MKIDELKKQIAAARLRYYRLVLLVGSAATGKTKILVQIAKDEGYPYINLNLMLSQKLLEYPAKIRALRLPRIVETIIGETGKDTVFLDNTEMLFDPVLQQDPLRLLQQASRNRTIVAAWNGKFEGGALIYAEPDHPEYRKYYEVDALICPPG, from the coding sequence ATGAAAATAGATGAGCTCAAAAAACAAATAGCAGCAGCCCGGTTGAGGTATTATCGACTGGTTTTACTGGTCGGGTCAGCTGCAACCGGAAAAACCAAAATTCTTGTTCAAATAGCCAAAGATGAGGGTTATCCCTATATTAATCTGAACCTCATGCTAAGCCAGAAACTCCTGGAATACCCCGCTAAAATACGAGCGTTACGCCTGCCGAGAATAGTGGAGACGATCATAGGCGAAACGGGAAAGGATACGGTCTTTCTGGATAATACAGAAATGCTTTTTGATCCTGTTCTTCAACAGGATCCTTTACGTTTACTTCAACAAGCCAGCCGCAATCGAACTATCGTTGCCGCATGGAACGGCAAGTTCGAGGGTGGTGCGCTGATTTATGCCGAGCCGGATCACCCGGAGTACAGAAAATATTATGAAGTCGATGCCCTTATTTGTCCTCCAGGGTAA